A genomic stretch from Telopea speciosissima isolate NSW1024214 ecotype Mountain lineage chromosome 7, Tspe_v1, whole genome shotgun sequence includes:
- the LOC122668713 gene encoding putative F-box protein At5g55150 — MAIYGELSLLAFARPGDKKWTSLENCPLGFIDLIYSNGYLFALQSLGNVVKCEINGSHPKAIDFASPPLNGNFVERKYLVDLLGELHMLMRNFENIGPYSSPQSRTTDFKSYKLNSSNMQWVEVQSLRDRALFVGNNSTFAISVSDHPEFQDNCIYFTDNYSLFYEFGGGGGTDMGIFNYTDHTIQPCYLGHDIISDFSPPLWISPNLW, encoded by the coding sequence ATGGCAATCTATGGTGAGCTATCTCTATTGGCCTTTGCAAGACCTGGAGACAAAAAATGGACTAGTTTAGAAAATTGTCCTCTTGGATTTATCGATCTCATATACTCAAATGGTTATTTATTTGCTCTCCAATCTCTTGGGAATGTAGTGAAATGTGAGATAAATGGATCTCATCCGAAGGCAATAGATTTTGCATCACCACCACTAAATGGGAATTTTGTGGAGAGGAAATATCTTGTAGATTTGTTAGGAGAACTACATATGCTCATGAGGAACTTCGAAAATATTGGACCATACAGTTCCCCACAATCTAGAACTACTGATTTTAAAAGCTACAAGTTGAATTCAAGCAATATGCAGTGGGTGGAGGTTCAAAGTTTGCGAGATCGAGCATTATTTGTTGGTAATAATTCTACATTTGCTATCTCAGTTTCCGATCACCCCGAGTTTCAAGACAATTGCATCTACTTCACAGATAACTATTCTCTCTTTTATGAgtttggaggaggaggaggaactgATATGGGAATCTTTAATTACACAGATCATACGATTCAACCATGTTACCTAGGTCATGACattatttctgatttttctccTCCACTTTGGATCTCCCCAAATCTATGGTAG